The Proteiniborus sp. DW1 genome segment GTTTCTTTATCAAAAAAGTGTATCCTTGTCATATCAAAAAACAAATCAACCTCGTCAGTATAGTCGCCTCTTCTCTTAGAATCAGTTTTAGCAATTATTAAATTATTATGAGCCTGTAAATATAAAAATGTATCTGCTCCTACCATTTCAATCAAATCGACACTTGCCCTAAACTTGCTAAATCTATAATCACCTTCAAAATGTTCTCCTACATAGACATCTTCAGGTCTTATGCCTAAAGTAACTGTTTTACCAGTGTATCCACTATCCCTGAGAAGTTTTGATTTTTCCTCTGAGAGTTTAAGTCTAATGCCTCCAAACTCAGCATAAGAGCCATTTTCTTCTATCCTTACATCTATAAAATTCATCTGGGGACTACCTATAAAGCCTGCTACAAAAAGGTTTGAAGGAGCTTCATAAATCTCCTGGGGTCTAGCCACCTGCTGTATTATACCATCCTTCATAACAACTATTCTATCACCCATAGTCATAGCTTCTGTCTGATCATGAGTTACATATATAAATGTAGTTTGTAGTCTTTTATGAAGCTTTACTATTTCACTCCTGGTCTGCACCCTTAGTTTAGCATCAAGATTAGATAAAGGCTCGTCCATAAGGAACACCTTTGGCTCTCTAACTATAGCTCTCCCTAAAGCCACTCTTTGTCTTTGTCCACCTGATAATGCCTTTGGTTTTCTATCTAACAACTCTTGTATCCCAAGTATATCTGCAGCCTCTTTTACTCTTTTATCTATCTCACACTTTGGAATTTTCCTAAGCTTTAACCCAAAAGCCATATTATCATAAACAGTCATATGGGGATATAGTGCATAGTTTTGAAAAACCATTGCAATATCTCTGTCCTTAGGAGGGATGTCATTAACTAGTATATCATCAATATATAGCTCCCCCTTTGTAATTTCCTCTAGCCCCGCCACCATTCTAATAGTAGTAGACTTACCACAGCCTGAAGGACCTACTAATACTACAAATTCCTTATCCTCTATTTCTAAGTTAAAGTCATTAACAGCCATAATATTATCAGGCTTGTATATCTTAAATACATTTTTAAATGTTAATTTAGCCATGATTTACAGCCCCCCTGTTTACTGTTCTACCGATTCTATATCCTGCTTTAGCATTAATGAATATTTTCCCTTCCCCTTCAACTTACTACTTAAAAGCATAGCAATAATAATGGTCATCAATGAACCTAAAATATTTATTAGAATAATATCTATTGAAATATCAGTAAATCCATTCTGCAAATGTAGCATTAGCTGATTGTACTTAGCTTTTAATACAGTTAAGTAGCTGCTAGGTGAAAACAAGTTATCTGGTATTATGGTATCTGCCAGGAATAAATAGGATTTGGCTACCCATATTCCTAGTATTAATATAAGCATACCCATTATTTTACCGACTGCCTTACTAGTATCTTTTATATTGGCTTTTATAAATCTAAACCACTCAGTATTTCTTCTCACTTCCTTGTATTTATTGAACAAGTGCAATGTTTCTTTTTTTAGATATATATAAGTTCTGAATGTGTAAAAGGCAAAGAAATATATAATTACTAGAATGACAAGATTCATATAAGCATAAATCTTTTCCTTATAAATAACAGTATCATACACTTCTATTCCTCTCAGATTCCTAAGCTTTCCTTCTACTTTTTCTATTGCTGCATATAATGGCTCTTTATCTTTTACAGAGTATTTTATGTTTTTTGCTTTCCAATCTAGTGAGGTTAGATCCTGAGAAAATGGAATATAGATATCTTTACTTCTCTTTAATACTCCAATTACTTCATACTCTTCCCCATAGATAAGTATATTCTTACCAACTACTTCTTCACTTCTAAAATAGTAGTCTGCAACCTTATCTCCTATAACTGCAACTTTTCTATCTAGGCTTGATATAAACTGTCCATAAATAAGATCAATGCTCTTTAATTGTCTATCCATGCCAGTTGTCATCACTAATTTATGTTTGTCATATGGCATCCAATAGCTTATATTAACGCTGTCTACTTGGCTAATTTCCTTAATCTTATTAGAAGCCTCTTCTGTAACACTCCCTCTGACACTAAGCTCAACTCCCATAGGATTATACTTGTTCTCTAGAAAAATAAATGATACTAATGCAAATATCACAATCAGGCATAAAACAA includes the following:
- the ugpC gene encoding sn-glycerol-3-phosphate ABC transporter ATP-binding protein UgpC translates to MAKLTFKNVFKIYKPDNIMAVNDFNLEIEDKEFVVLVGPSGCGKSTTIRMVAGLEEITKGELYIDDILVNDIPPKDRDIAMVFQNYALYPHMTVYDNMAFGLKLRKIPKCEIDKRVKEAADILGIQELLDRKPKALSGGQRQRVALGRAIVREPKVFLMDEPLSNLDAKLRVQTRSEIVKLHKRLQTTFIYVTHDQTEAMTMGDRIVVMKDGIIQQVARPQEIYEAPSNLFVAGFIGSPQMNFIDVRIEENGSYAEFGGIRLKLSEEKSKLLRDSGYTGKTVTLGIRPEDVYVGEHFEGDYRFSKFRASVDLIEMVGADTFLYLQAHNNLIIAKTDSKRRGDYTDEVDLFFDMTRIHFFDKETEKAVK
- a CDS encoding ABC transporter permease, which gives rise to MEIRIVVVLCLIVIFALVSFIFLENKYNPMGVELSVRGSVTEEASNKIKEISQVDSVNISYWMPYDKHKLVMTTGMDRQLKSIDLIYGQFISSLDRKVAVIGDKVADYYFRSEEVVGKNILIYGEEYEVIGVLKRSKDIYIPFSQDLTSLDWKAKNIKYSVKDKEPLYAAIEKVEGKLRNLRGIEVYDTVIYKEKIYAYMNLVILVIIYFFAFYTFRTYIYLKKETLHLFNKYKEVRRNTEWFRFIKANIKDTSKAVGKIMGMLILILGIWVAKSYLFLADTIIPDNLFSPSSYLTVLKAKYNQLMLHLQNGFTDISIDIILINILGSLMTIIIAMLLSSKLKGKGKYSLMLKQDIESVEQ